From Flavobacterium arcticum, the proteins below share one genomic window:
- the tamL gene encoding translocation and assembly module lipoprotein TamL yields MRNKTTKIALFILSGFFLYSCSVVKRVPEGEHLLEKNNIEVNGESKNDDALKDQLYQQPNSNILGYNLRLHLYNLAKPDADSSYKAWLNRDPERHDFLKKLLSEKQVQRFGKSFVVSGYSNFLKKVGEAPVTIDAVRVRKSANRLLAYYYKQGFFRTKVGYSIDTLGGKKAQINYKVATGKPYVVDSINTYIETPVLDSLYQTTQKNSLIKKNKQYNESDFVEERERIKTYFKNRGAYNFEVNNISYVVDTVNTNYKANVDLIISNETIRNEDTTYAQPFKLYKISQVNIYTKNLADKSQKIDSTSYKGFKIFSTGKLNYRAKALTDPVFILPGEMYADSTRSLTYKYMNNLRIFDYPKIQYVTDSTDVTGESLITNIYLSPWKKFKFIASADVTHSNIQDIGLEGSMGVSIRNVFRGAEILNLTVRGNLGSSSDPDIADRSFFNIQEYGADAKLSFPRIFFPIKTEGIIPKSMIPSTLVSFGISRQQNIGLDKENFSGILNYNWNPKEKVTASMDLFNIQYVRNVNPQNYFNVYNSSYDKLNDIANTYVSAVNPDYFVENTNPNQDRQLIIENGTSAFINEVTDGTIAVSSEDKRSVRSIEERKKRLTENNLIAATNFTYTTSNQENNTDETFFVFKTKIETAGNTLGLLSAITDNGKRSSSGNRTILDVEYSQYVKGEVDFIKHFDLRRGKVLAMRAFFGLALPYGNSNSIPFTRSYFAGGSNDNRAWQSYSLGPGRSGGLNDFNEANLKMAYSAELRFNLFGQLNGAIFGDVGNIWNVFDSQEDPDYTFNGLSSFRDLALGSGFGVRYDFNFFVVRLDLGFKTYDPGRPVNDRWFKQYNFSHTVYNVGINYPF; encoded by the coding sequence CGTTGAAGGATCAACTGTATCAACAGCCCAATTCAAACATATTGGGATACAACCTACGACTACATTTATACAATCTTGCTAAACCCGATGCCGATTCGTCTTATAAAGCGTGGCTAAACCGTGACCCAGAACGACATGACTTTTTAAAAAAGCTATTATCAGAAAAACAAGTTCAGCGTTTCGGTAAGTCATTTGTGGTATCAGGCTATAGTAATTTTCTTAAAAAAGTGGGAGAAGCACCTGTAACTATAGATGCCGTGAGGGTTAGAAAATCGGCAAACAGACTTTTAGCATATTATTACAAACAAGGCTTTTTCCGCACAAAAGTAGGCTATAGTATAGATACTCTTGGAGGTAAGAAAGCTCAGATAAATTATAAAGTAGCTACAGGTAAGCCTTATGTTGTAGACTCTATAAACACTTATATTGAGACACCTGTTCTTGATAGTTTATACCAAACTACACAAAAAAACTCTTTAATAAAAAAGAATAAACAATATAATGAGAGCGACTTTGTAGAAGAAAGAGAGCGTATTAAAACTTATTTTAAAAATAGAGGTGCTTATAACTTTGAGGTTAACAATATATCTTATGTAGTAGATACTGTAAACACAAACTATAAAGCCAATGTAGATCTTATTATTAGTAATGAAACAATAAGAAATGAAGATACTACTTATGCCCAACCTTTTAAACTATACAAAATAAGTCAGGTAAATATTTATACTAAAAACTTAGCCGATAAAAGTCAAAAAATAGACAGCACGTCTTATAAAGGTTTTAAAATATTTAGTACTGGAAAACTTAATTATAGAGCGAAAGCACTTACTGACCCTGTTTTTATATTACCTGGCGAAATGTATGCCGACTCTACCCGATCGCTTACTTATAAATACATGAATAACTTAAGGATATTTGATTATCCTAAAATACAATATGTTACCGATAGTACTGATGTAACAGGAGAATCGTTAATAACAAACATTTACCTTAGCCCGTGGAAAAAATTTAAATTTATTGCCTCTGCAGATGTTACCCATTCTAATATTCAAGATATAGGTTTAGAAGGTAGCATGGGGGTTTCTATACGAAATGTATTTCGTGGAGCCGAAATTTTAAACCTTACAGTAAGAGGTAACTTAGGCTCATCTAGTGATCCTGATATTGCTGACCGTAGCTTTTTTAATATTCAAGAATACGGAGCAGATGCAAAACTTAGCTTCCCAAGGATTTTTTTTCCTATTAAAACGGAAGGAATTATACCAAAAAGCATGATACCCTCTACCTTAGTAAGTTTTGGTATAAGTAGGCAACAAAATATTGGTTTAGATAAAGAAAACTTCTCAGGTATTTTAAATTACAACTGGAATCCAAAAGAAAAAGTTACAGCTAGTATGGATTTATTCAACATTCAATATGTACGTAACGTAAATCCGCAAAATTATTTTAATGTATACAATTCATCTTACGACAAACTAAATGATATTGCTAATACTTATGTGAGCGCTGTAAACCCTGATTATTTTGTAGAAAACACAAACCCGAATCAGGACAGACAATTAATAATTGAAAATGGTACAAGTGCTTTTATTAATGAGGTAACCGATGGTACTATCGCTGTATCTTCAGAAGATAAAAGAAGTGTAAGAAGTATTGAAGAACGAAAAAAACGACTTACCGAAAACAACCTAATTGCAGCTACAAACTTTACTTACACAACCAGTAATCAAGAGAACAATACAGACGAGACCTTTTTTGTCTTTAAAACAAAAATAGAAACAGCAGGAAATACACTTGGACTATTATCTGCAATTACTGACAATGGAAAAAGAAGTAGTAGTGGTAATAGAACCATTTTAGATGTTGAATATTCTCAGTATGTAAAAGGAGAAGTCGATTTTATAAAACACTTTGACTTAAGGAGAGGAAAAGTCTTAGCAATGCGTGCTTTTTTCGGGCTAGCTCTGCCTTATGGTAACTCTAACTCTATACCTTTTACTCGAAGTTATTTTGCAGGTGGTAGCAACGATAACCGTGCATGGCAATCATATAGCCTTGGACCAGGAAGAAGCGGCGGGCTTAATGACTTTAACGAAGCTAATCTAAAAATGGCATATAGTGCTGAGCTGCGCTTTAATTTATTTGGTCAATTAAATGGTGCTATATTTGGCGATGTTGGTAATATATGGAATGTTTTTGACAGCCAAGAAGACCCTGATTACACTTTTAACGGATTAAGTTCTTTTCGTGATCTCGCATTAGGATCAGGCTTTGGAGTCCGGTATGACTTTAATTTCTTTGTAGTAAGGCTTGATCTTGGTTTTAAAACCTATGACCCAGGCAGACCCGTGAATGACAGATGGTTTAAGCAGTACAATTTTTCACACACTGTTTACAATGTCGGAATTAATTATCCTTTCTAA
- the fbaA gene encoding class II fructose-bisphosphate aldolase, whose protein sequence is MAHNIKPGVATGDQVQEIFKYAKEKGFALPAINVTGSSTINGVMETAAKLNAPVIIQFSNGGSAFNAGKGLSNNGEKAAILGAIAGAKHIHTLAEAYGATVILHTDHCAKKLLPWIDGLLDASETHYKEHGKPLFSSHMIDLSEEPIEENIEICKTYLTRMSKMGMTLEIELGITGGEEDGVDNTDVDSSKLYTQPDEVAYAYEELNKISDKITIAAAFGNVHGVYKPGNVKLTPKILKNSQEYVQEKFNTEANPVDFVFHGGSGSTLEEIREAIGYGVIKMNIDTDLQYAFTEGVRDYMGSKVEYLKTQIGNPEGADVPNKKYYDPRKWVREGELTFNTRLEKAFEDLNNVNTL, encoded by the coding sequence ATGGCTCACAACATCAAGCCCGGTGTAGCTACCGGAGACCAAGTCCAAGAGATATTTAAATATGCTAAAGAGAAAGGTTTTGCATTACCAGCTATAAACGTTACAGGATCTAGTACTATAAACGGTGTAATGGAAACAGCTGCAAAACTTAATGCGCCTGTTATCATACAATTCTCTAACGGAGGATCTGCATTTAACGCTGGTAAAGGACTATCTAACAACGGAGAAAAAGCAGCTATACTTGGTGCTATTGCTGGAGCAAAACACATACACACACTTGCCGAAGCTTACGGAGCTACAGTAATTTTACATACAGACCACTGTGCAAAAAAACTTTTGCCTTGGATAGACGGACTACTTGATGCTAGTGAAACACACTATAAAGAGCATGGAAAACCATTATTTAGTTCGCACATGATTGACCTTTCTGAAGAGCCAATCGAAGAGAATATTGAAATTTGTAAAACATACCTTACCAGAATGAGCAAAATGGGCATGACCCTAGAAATTGAGCTTGGTATTACTGGTGGTGAAGAAGATGGTGTTGACAATACTGATGTTGATAGCTCTAAACTATATACACAACCTGACGAAGTAGCTTATGCTTACGAAGAGTTAAACAAAATATCTGACAAGATTACTATTGCTGCTGCTTTTGGTAATGTACACGGAGTTTACAAACCAGGTAATGTAAAACTTACACCAAAAATTCTTAAAAACTCGCAAGAGTATGTACAGGAAAAATTCAATACTGAAGCTAATCCTGTAGATTTTGTTTTCCATGGTGGTTCAGGTTCTACTCTTGAAGAAATAAGAGAGGCTATTGGATATGGCGTTATCAAAATGAATATTGATACTGACCTACAGTATGCATTTACCGAAGGTGTTCGTGATTACATGGGCAGTAAAGTAGAGTACTTAAAAACACAAATAGGTAACCCAGAAGGTGCTGATGTACCAAACAAAAAATATTATGACCCAAGAAAATGGGTTCGTGAAGGCGAGCTTACTTTCAACACAAGGTTAGAAAAGGCTTTTGAAGACCTAAATAACGTAAACACACTATAA
- the accD gene encoding acetyl-CoA carboxylase, carboxyltransferase subunit beta — protein MAWFKRTEKGIQTPTEDKKDVPKGLWYKSPTGKIIDAEELERNFYVSPEDGYHVRIGSKEYFAILFDDNEFTELDANITSKDPLKFVDTKKYSDRLKEATEKTKLKDAVRTAVGKSKGKDLVVCCMDFAFIGGSMGAVVGEKIVRGIDHAIKNKLPFVMISKSGGARMMEAAISLMQLAKTSAKLSQLADAGLPYISLSTDPTTGGTTASYAMLGDINISEPGALIGFAGPRIVKDTTGKELPEGFQTAEFVMEHGFLDFITPRKELKDKINLYIDLIQNQAVR, from the coding sequence ATGGCTTGGTTTAAGAGAACGGAAAAAGGAATACAGACACCAACCGAAGACAAGAAAGATGTACCTAAAGGATTATGGTACAAGTCGCCTACAGGTAAAATTATAGATGCTGAGGAGCTAGAAAGAAATTTTTATGTAAGCCCAGAAGACGGTTACCATGTACGCATAGGTAGTAAAGAATATTTTGCTATACTTTTTGATGATAACGAGTTTACAGAACTTGATGCTAACATTACATCAAAAGACCCTTTAAAATTTGTTGACACTAAGAAATATAGCGATCGTCTAAAAGAAGCTACTGAAAAAACCAAGCTGAAAGATGCTGTGCGAACAGCTGTAGGAAAATCTAAAGGAAAAGATCTTGTAGTATGCTGTATGGATTTTGCATTCATTGGCGGATCTATGGGAGCTGTAGTAGGAGAAAAGATTGTTCGTGGTATAGATCATGCTATCAAAAACAAATTACCATTTGTGATGATTTCAAAATCTGGTGGTGCAAGAATGATGGAAGCAGCAATATCGTTAATGCAACTTGCTAAAACATCTGCAAAGCTATCACAACTTGCTGATGCTGGTTTACCATACATATCATTATCTACAGATCCTACTACGGGTGGCACAACAGCATCATATGCTATGCTAGGTGACATTAACATATCAGAGCCTGGTGCGCTTATTGGGTTTGCAGGACCTCGTATCGTAAAAGATACTACAGGTAAAGAATTACCAGAAGGTTTCCAAACTGCTGAGTTTGTAATGGAACATGGCTTCCTTGATTTTATTACGCCAAGAAAAGAACTAAAAGATAAAATAAACCTTTACATCGACTTGATACAAAATCAAGCAGTTCGATAA
- a CDS encoding ABC transporter permease, with product MLLYLRLLRESLAFAMSALINNKLRTLLSLLGVTIGIFSIIAVLAAVDSLDKKIKKDLSKVDENTMYLKRFSFGPSEVPRWKREQFPDVTYDEYQYLKDAVPLAEYMAFQIFTKNEMVKYEDNSVSGINMVPASYEFADIQSLNIADGRFYNEAESNSGKAVAVIGREVAENLFGTQNPIDKKIRIYGQRFTVIGVIEKQGESTFGPSNDITIIIPANFIRRMYGDNNSFMTPVIVIKPMPDADPDAVKADITQKLRSYRGIKAGDISNFMIDILAGFTDMIDDIIGKMNMIGWIISGFSLLVGGFGIANIMFVSVKERTNLIGIQKALGAKNRFILFQFLFEAVILSLIGGIVGMLMVWGIAEVLTNALDFEFILSFANVMIGTGLATFIGLISGILPAIAASKLDPVEAIRTGM from the coding sequence ATGCTTTTATACCTACGTTTACTTAGAGAGAGTCTTGCATTTGCAATGAGTGCATTAATAAATAACAAACTCCGAACGTTACTTTCGCTATTGGGGGTTACTATTGGTATATTCTCTATTATAGCCGTGCTTGCTGCAGTAGATTCTTTAGATAAAAAAATTAAAAAAGATTTAAGTAAGGTAGATGAGAATACTATGTACCTGAAACGTTTTTCTTTTGGACCATCAGAAGTTCCGCGTTGGAAACGTGAGCAGTTTCCTGATGTGACTTATGACGAATACCAATACCTTAAAGATGCTGTGCCATTGGCAGAGTATATGGCTTTCCAGATATTTACCAAGAATGAGATGGTAAAGTATGAAGATAATTCGGTTAGTGGTATTAATATGGTTCCTGCGTCTTATGAGTTTGCTGATATTCAGAGTTTGAATATAGCAGATGGACGTTTTTATAATGAGGCCGAATCAAATTCGGGTAAAGCTGTAGCAGTAATAGGGAGAGAGGTTGCAGAGAACTTATTTGGAACACAAAATCCTATTGATAAAAAGATACGTATTTACGGTCAGCGTTTTACCGTTATTGGGGTTATAGAGAAACAAGGTGAAAGTACTTTTGGACCAAGTAATGATATTACAATTATTATCCCTGCTAATTTTATACGTAGAATGTATGGCGATAATAATAGCTTTATGACACCTGTTATTGTTATTAAACCAATGCCAGATGCCGACCCTGATGCGGTTAAGGCAGATATTACCCAGAAACTACGTTCATATAGAGGAATAAAAGCAGGCGATATAAGCAACTTTATGATTGATATACTTGCTGGTTTTACCGATATGATTGATGATATCATTGGTAAGATGAATATGATAGGCTGGATTATTAGCGGATTCTCTCTATTGGTAGGGGGCTTTGGTATTGCTAATATTATGTTTGTATCAGTAAAGGAGCGTACCAATCTTATTGGTATTCAAAAAGCACTGGGTGCTAAAAACCGTTTTATATTATTTCAGTTTTTATTCGAAGCCGTTATACTTTCTTTAATAGGGGGTATAGTAGGTATGCTTATGGTGTGGGGTATTGCTGAGGTGCTTACTAATGCACTTGATTTTGAGTTTATACTTAGTTTTGCTAATGTAATGATAGGTACAGGGTTGGCAACTTTTATAGGACTGATTTCTGGTATACTACCTGCTATCGCAGCATCTAAACTAGATCCTGTTGAGGCGATTAGAACGGGTATGTAA
- the purH gene encoding bifunctional phosphoribosylaminoimidazolecarboxamide formyltransferase/IMP cyclohydrolase produces the protein MSTQKTISSALISVFSKEGLEPIVRKLHENNVTIYSTGGTESFIKDLGIPVVAVEDVTSYPSILGGRVKTLHPKVFGGILNRQDNEQDVQQMQEYNIPQIDLVIVDLYPFEKTVASGAAEADIIEKIDIGGISLIRAAAKNFKDTIIVASVNDYSLFLETITKNNCATTIEERKLFAAKAFHTSSHYDTAIFNYFNTDDTFYKASVADGQVLRYGENPHQKGFFFGEFDKIFDKLHGKELSYNNLLDVDAAVNLMQEFKNDAPTFAILKHNNACGLATRATIKEAYLDALAGDPTSAFGGVLISNTKIDVATAEEIHNLFCEVVIAPDYDDDAKAVLQGKKNRILLVQHDVALPTKQVRTCLNGLLVQDKDNITDTKEQLKTVTITSPTAQEIEDLIFASKICKHTKSNTIVFAKNKQLFASGTGQTSRVDALRQAIDKAVSFKFDLNGAVMASDAFFPFPDCVELAKNAGITAVIQPGGSIKDELSINYCNENNVAMVFTGTRHFKH, from the coding sequence ATGAGCACACAAAAAACCATTTCATCAGCACTTATATCTGTATTTAGCAAAGAGGGACTAGAACCTATAGTACGCAAATTACATGAAAATAATGTAACTATTTACTCTACAGGTGGCACAGAATCTTTTATTAAAGATTTAGGAATCCCTGTTGTAGCAGTAGAAGACGTAACCTCTTACCCTTCAATACTTGGTGGGCGTGTAAAAACATTACACCCAAAAGTTTTTGGTGGTATTCTTAACCGTCAAGACAATGAGCAAGATGTACAGCAGATGCAAGAATATAACATCCCGCAGATAGATTTGGTTATTGTAGATTTATATCCTTTTGAAAAAACAGTAGCTTCGGGCGCAGCTGAAGCTGATATTATTGAGAAAATAGACATTGGCGGTATTTCACTTATACGCGCTGCTGCAAAGAATTTTAAAGACACCATAATAGTAGCATCAGTAAACGATTATAGTCTGTTTTTAGAAACAATTACTAAAAATAATTGCGCTACTACAATAGAAGAGCGTAAATTATTTGCTGCAAAAGCATTCCATACCTCATCGCATTATGACACGGCTATATTCAATTACTTTAATACTGATGACACATTTTACAAAGCAAGTGTTGCTGACGGGCAGGTATTGCGCTATGGCGAAAACCCACACCAAAAAGGATTCTTCTTTGGCGAATTTGACAAAATATTTGATAAGTTACACGGAAAAGAGCTATCTTACAACAACCTATTAGATGTAGATGCGGCCGTAAACCTAATGCAGGAATTTAAAAATGATGCACCTACATTTGCCATACTAAAACATAACAACGCTTGCGGGCTAGCTACAAGAGCTACTATAAAAGAAGCTTACCTTGATGCACTTGCTGGCGATCCTACATCAGCTTTTGGTGGTGTATTAATTTCGAATACTAAAATTGACGTAGCAACTGCCGAAGAAATTCATAACCTTTTCTGCGAAGTGGTTATAGCTCCTGATTATGACGATGATGCGAAAGCAGTATTACAAGGAAAGAAAAATAGAATATTATTAGTACAACATGATGTAGCACTACCTACTAAGCAAGTACGAACCTGTTTAAACGGATTGTTAGTACAAGATAAAGACAACATTACAGATACTAAAGAACAACTTAAAACCGTTACGATAACATCGCCTACAGCGCAAGAGATTGAAGATCTTATTTTTGCATCTAAAATATGCAAGCACACTAAGTCAAACACTATTGTATTTGCAAAAAACAAACAACTTTTTGCATCGGGCACAGGACAAACCTCTCGTGTAGATGCATTAAGACAAGCTATTGATAAAGCTGTATCTTTTAAATTTGACCTAAACGGAGCTGTTATGGCAAGTGATGCTTTTTTTCCATTTCCAGACTGTGTGGAATTGGCAAAAAACGCAGGAATCACCGCAGTTATACAGCCTGGAGGATCTATAAAAGATGAATTAAGTATTAATTATTGTAACGAAAATAATGTTGCAATGGTATTTACAGGAACAAGACATTTTAAACATTAA
- a CDS encoding rod shape-determining protein, translating to MGFFDFMTEDIAIDLGTANTLIIHNDKVVIDSPSIVARDRVSGKIIAVGKEASMMQGKTHENIKTIRPLKDGVIADFDASEQMISLFIKSIPALKKKLFKPALRMVICIPSGITEVEMRAVKESAERVNGKEVYLIHEPMAAAIGIGVDIMQPKGNMIVDIGGGTTEIAVIALGGIVCDKSVKIAGDVFTNDIVYYMRTQHNLFVGESTAEKIKIQIGAALEDLESPPEEMSVQGRDLLTGKPKQVDVSYREIAKALDKSIQRIEDAVMETLSQTPPELAADIYNTGIYLAGGGSMLRGLDKRISQKTDLPVYIAEDPLRAVVRGTGMALKNIQKFRSILIK from the coding sequence ATGGGATTTTTTGATTTCATGACCGAGGATATTGCCATTGACCTTGGTACCGCAAATACCCTCATTATCCATAACGACAAGGTTGTTATAGACAGCCCCTCTATTGTAGCACGCGACCGAGTATCGGGAAAAATAATTGCTGTAGGTAAAGAGGCAAGTATGATGCAGGGTAAAACGCATGAAAACATAAAAACCATACGTCCGCTTAAAGACGGGGTTATTGCCGACTTTGATGCTTCTGAACAGATGATAAGTTTGTTTATTAAAAGTATCCCTGCCTTAAAAAAGAAACTTTTTAAACCAGCGCTTCGCATGGTTATCTGTATCCCATCGGGTATTACCGAAGTAGAAATGCGTGCAGTAAAAGAATCGGCAGAAAGAGTAAACGGCAAAGAAGTATATCTTATTCATGAGCCTATGGCAGCAGCAATAGGTATTGGGGTAGATATTATGCAACCAAAAGGTAATATGATTGTAGATATAGGTGGTGGTACTACCGAGATTGCAGTTATTGCACTTGGAGGTATTGTATGTGATAAATCGGTAAAAATTGCGGGAGATGTTTTCACTAATGATATTGTATATTATATGAGAACGCAGCATAACCTTTTTGTAGGAGAAAGTACTGCCGAGAAAATAAAGATACAGATAGGTGCTGCACTAGAAGACCTAGAGTCGCCGCCAGAAGAAATGTCGGTACAAGGACGTGACTTACTTACAGGTAAGCCAAAGCAAGTAGATGTTTCTTATAGAGAAATTGCAAAAGCATTAGACAAATCTATACAACGTATAGAAGATGCTGTAATGGAAACGCTATCGCAAACACCGCCAGAACTTGCAGCAGATATATACAATACTGGTATATACCTCGCAGGAGGTGGCTCGATGCTTAGAGGACTTGATAAAAGGATATCTCAAAAAACTGATTTACCTGTTTATATTGCCGAAGACCCATTGAGGGCAGTAGTAAGAGGAACAGGAATGGCACTTAAAAACATTCAAAAATTTAGAAGTATACTCATAAAATAA
- the mreC gene encoding rod shape-determining protein MreC encodes MQQILNFIFKNSILLLFLLLLGISLTLTIQSHAYHKSMTISSANAVSGYVYGQVNNVEEYLHLKTENEKLADENARLKKLLFNTKDTLDLATVTIPNAVGSFNVIQSKIISNSYNRHKNYLTINSGAKDGIKPDMGVVSDLGVVGIVENVSPGYATLISVLNLKFKLAAKIKKNGHYGFLVWNGKNAGYTQLTDVPRLAKVDKGDTIVTGGRSDIFPENIPIGTIDKVYIDNETNYYTLDVRLFNDMTSLGHVYVIENKDREEIIQLEAATKNE; translated from the coding sequence ATGCAGCAAATATTAAATTTTATATTTAAAAACAGTATTCTACTACTGTTTTTGCTGCTTTTAGGTATCTCGTTAACACTTACCATACAGTCGCACGCATACCATAAGAGTATGACAATATCATCGGCAAATGCTGTAAGCGGTTATGTGTATGGACAAGTAAATAATGTAGAAGAGTATTTGCACCTTAAGACCGAAAATGAAAAGCTTGCCGATGAAAATGCCCGATTAAAAAAATTACTTTTTAATACTAAGGACACTCTTGACTTAGCGACTGTAACAATCCCTAACGCAGTAGGCAGTTTTAACGTAATACAGTCTAAAATAATATCCAATTCATACAATAGACACAAAAACTACCTTACTATAAATAGCGGAGCAAAAGATGGTATAAAACCCGATATGGGAGTTGTTAGCGACCTTGGTGTAGTAGGTATAGTAGAAAACGTATCGCCTGGTTATGCTACTTTAATAAGTGTACTAAACTTAAAATTTAAACTAGCTGCAAAAATAAAAAAGAATGGTCATTATGGCTTCTTGGTATGGAATGGCAAAAATGCAGGCTACACGCAACTAACTGATGTACCTCGATTAGCTAAAGTAGATAAAGGAGATACTATTGTAACAGGTGGAAGATCGGATATATTTCCTGAAAACATACCTATAGGTACTATAGATAAAGTATATATAGATAACGAAACTAATTATTATACACTTGACGTAAGGCTATTTAATGACATGACAAGCCTAGGACATGTATATGTTATAGAAAACAAAGACAGAGAAGAGATAATACAACTGGAAGCGGCAACTAAAAATGAATAA
- a CDS encoding rod shape-determining protein MreD: MNNSIITNSIRFIILLALQVLIFNRIELFGFINAFPYILFILLYPVDGNKALLLILAFLMGLSIDTFLNSGGAHAAASLVLAYMRPTIFKFSFGVSYQYQTVKINDRLSSERFSFILISVVIHHLILYLLEIFRFSLMLDILLRSVFSAIFTLILCIIIIYITKPSKQ, from the coding sequence ATGAATAATAGTATAATAACAAATAGCATCCGTTTTATTATTTTACTTGCACTACAAGTACTTATTTTTAACCGTATAGAGCTTTTTGGCTTTATAAACGCTTTCCCTTATATTTTATTTATATTACTTTACCCTGTAGATGGCAACAAAGCATTACTGCTTATTTTGGCGTTTTTAATGGGGCTGAGTATAGACACATTTTTAAATTCAGGGGGTGCCCATGCAGCAGCAAGTCTTGTGCTTGCCTATATGCGCCCTACCATATTTAAATTCTCTTTTGGGGTAAGTTATCAATACCAAACCGTAAAAATAAATGATCGTCTTTCATCCGAAAGATTTTCATTTATACTTATTTCGGTTGTAATACACCATCTAATTTTATACCTTTTAGAAATATTTAGATTCAGTTTAATGCTTGATATTTTATTGCGCTCAGTATTTTCTGCAATATTTACACTTATACTTTGTATAATTATAATCTATATAACTAAACCCAGTAAACAATGA